In Chanodichthys erythropterus isolate Z2021 chromosome 18, ASM2448905v1, whole genome shotgun sequence, the following are encoded in one genomic region:
- the stard9 gene encoding uncharacterized protein stard9 isoform X3 has translation MGTREGGLVCSSTELNLPSSDTRVAGASCHEKGNGTAPRQRLEEQQWYIECLREEIQMEQKRAERDLEREQARLRQQHTEIKQWILEEKQRLAAHWERGTLESGVQTDLILPIGLSSQRTEKEGSAETVPPSPLMGDRKRVVQEELLKHHALRRAESRVRRKRLHYQLEKIARKRHLLEAKRELQRMENELLQGGDEALSPELGCPSKSRGRPMTLRRHSFSADLLSRLYPQHTPIFSQFLKRNRSSECTASLAGFACPTKWESDECLQDQKVRRRSNTMPSRYDQVSSSWASFSDSFKSLQKDANSAEVKKAKTASSRLLVKKSDQDQDCLDSNTKGTRKVLPIIKQKTNVKGTKSLSQGGNKGLETIRKVFSHSVGSGFRTALAKVFRKPPSGSRGHRSVKSMNKAIHQFNEKSNKNKTVKDFEKKQEQCPIKSAMSYESLEQLSSLKYKQPRHWQSAEALTSTKQCVAVQKETAGWVEQGGGEDPNGSSDCDSIFSLDSLSSAYATALSEQLQQEECDSSEDSQMSQDSLVMERSGKHVTARPVLRFKKVPSHLTSHPLPASCSSQSIGNKEEMKISKDVPAEVFWSLNGSQKLKTKNGQGSCLVSESRPCSSASIRETENPLSLTDAWSSTDAADSPRILEASGHLLKQDPHTLIQSSRCQSSTSLDLSDNTNVSESQSSPRSDSTQDETATLEEQNDTSFENTLLFDSHESNSSFIVLGQEDFKELITNAEPCTTHAVCDSTHINPDGVAYTNKPTTEYEPLNPIVTEALFKSCSKQCDISTDTSVFKCFPVHLNRKDSHISKENPSSYPIHPEDSSLKSNLNLTIGYQGITCNNAGDPEVKNSKAAPILNELHINASNDHGNTTGCYDEEKNCFYTKQCTVMACMKDTKNYALTFGQSEKHDEEGNSFGKDGECFGVQLGNEPVTRTCKMKDSLEGFVGNIKLSKKNDVSDTETALLNMDQERSVCSTVNRESVTNVSVLENLLTKMENSDQELKEKEMESASPTSDAHKALISKDHIDSFRNDSSTYDSGLTQTNCTILKSSTSPEIKNIIYNSKEDKKDAIQIMERKTFNNRYFQMSNSAINDKISEVVKEHFNMSLREGCSEDHQLDTCFAKLDDFKSKTNNHEFDYKSTPDGQGENSISFQPFLSMAKSENPTDNTTVHLENETESRHSLTMSPNLNGTEDIIVRKTERKVEQESPKCGYINDNMESVLYCAIEAQTTDRVNSSESVLSCVKETNIGVNASRENIIVCTQLRKNYIDASNPVQKKHCTSEEVLNSGRVTVLKPPCMCAQATPSLKLTNGLDNVQKVNQCTYQNAQIVNNETKLNESGLTSVEMHKFDKPLTHGHSRILNETKCSPSENSFMKISTTVMSSQCNVPQVSLPTEATVKHTVSGLHSEETDRDMADTCQQTMEDSATMLTNSEEQNEKTCSHNSTTSSKEHFHSAVEDNYPAPEARPLSKLAFYEFGPGNLGKYHGCVSQDKNCSKHSLENITTTIGSGSDKDRVRSVEHIPNSYSEDLLHQASQRPQMHNVLTRVDKDLQSDNQSICTNYDLKFVVKSQYNGSYLKGTQSSDNQPIKNQDPYMPKSHQSTYTQRREPDKSVTNPSSPVEVCHNTKPTPYSQNTKECYNTCKSKDSVRRENCTAADATEHFVGNGNDDRRKGKQKRCRRAHFMAPTSSSTDSTPDLSSDEITTSKSHVSHTKPSSRTNLLASSQNVLGKHENPPLDESIPLSPAMSPRSLETQPKERHTQQPNTGITPSVSGVAIRREIETIACQRELGSSEKMQKTEMIKSKGDKDITLRKNTPSKDILDVCVKDHAHPFEETQTQTRDSAMHFASSDINPFIHTRTTIGVNTAVHKKQAFGSAANISCQHSPLSSSNKNMTRCCSVDNGLNIQDLPFGSHLSTYVNHKGLSSTLSGNGYSRDQIISEPLLKSASYSSSCSNKQTLTALKCDSYSGASEELPHSSGQVDEIVLVYSSEYESQEHPSPSRCDHATQTIEVNKDLKRKSRHRRSSTQTPVSKPGNGAPTTWASLQNMSEHLSDLIHNTSDLLGNIQCMRTGERPPKYDHPKHRFQVSNVRSGRNHKMDSCTQTSLDIGVQTEDAPVSKKATAHEVNVIVKVIGSDICNVSQLDGDAKIFRNKCESEQAFEKIKSLPDLRPIGSKITDSQHVLIPPHKVFSLETIVPNQDSPTLEGFEGKTIDHSYKKKRSQMKREENQTRHRNVDQKNFFNKQIMLMDRACSPILTVKAARYTQQRQVKTNHKTTKGQQISEKQCSHVYNMQFKGHKISNHENTALAQENLHSKNAKTMSTSVSSVTFENLSDLSSPNLDGSDDYSNSVFPRSKCMQNERNEYFHGVEDRVITKPTINCSPSHLQRISLSHPSSTIGVQLASSSIQVRQSKMETSERPHLSAMNSQLSHRSSEYIIKSWDHLNQSTMQQQEDDVMSLVPSDCNTDVLVSINPLAETSMLKEYQWIPDDLPMHNKFTNWSGINQHPPSTLSKVNRPSGHHLTRLSPSYRQPMESQSPSSIYRPEPSEKADRRTQEIEKLRKEREQVLASVHLDPSPHQLTVELTEARLHYGQGETDTLLKMLKSGSKEVSSACNKQELLNRHKKNIESLRKEREARLQMCRRARSLSPSKHRIPINDEKEQSQKISDLPSRRREYLQQLRREIVETSRVPDPPRQEGQCPSDIELLLRDYSRAREEARAEIARARDRLRERAEREKRRLQQQALSQAVKDDLLFRTRISNSTLCSGSNLSLSSGPTSGYNSSNALLKDISSPLIQVNGASEFKARTRPPMIPLQTSKAQRRWLSVQDVSLETSVTGYEPESCSTPSSPPCVRQRTLSFGSPSSISTSYQDIADSTLASAISEVYLASGGDVRNLLAGKAASGWRHQGVERGVQVFHKATSRPSAHGFLGAVELERPLASLWCIVRDHSKTHLYHQSIKSAWTRPLDECTQLVYLLTDTSNCQLKQPRDFCCLSTESKQDDMWVLAMQSVFEETLPRPSVDTIRGEMLPSAWILQPSQRNGREVVTVIYLLQVDLGSPSLAPRLLNSVSRKQAAVIADLDSFFSL, from the exons atgggg ACCAGAGAAGGAGGTTTGGTCTGCAGCTCTACAGAGCTCAACCTGCCCAGTTCTGACACCAG GGTTGCAGGAGCAAGTTGTCATGAGAAGGGCAATGGGACAGCACCCAGACAGCGACTAGAGGAGCAGCAGTGGTACATCGAGTGTCTACGAGAGGAGATTCAGATGGAACAGAAAAGAGCGGAAAGAGATCTGGAAAGAGAGCAGGCACGTCTCCGACAGCAGCACACTGAGA TCAAGCAGTGGATCTTGGAAGAAAAGCAACGGCTTGCAGCCCACTGGGAACGGGGAACACTGGAGTCAGGGGTTCAGACAGATCTCATACTTCCTATTGGTTTATCAAGTCAGAGGACTGAGAAGGAAGGCAGTGCTGAAACAGTCCCACCATCACCCTTAATGGGTGACAGGAAAAGAGTGGTGCAGGAGGAACTGCTGAAACACCATGCGTTGCGCAGAGCTGAGAGCCGTGTGCGCCGCAAAAGGTTACATTACCAACTGGAGAAGATTGCAcgaaagcgccacctgttggagGCAAAGAGAGAGCTGCAGAGGATGGAAAATGAACTTCTACAAGGAGGCGATGAAGCCTTGTCTCCAGAACTGGGGTGTCCCTCAAAGTCCAGGGGACGTCCAATGACTTTACGAAGGCATTCCTTTTCTGCTGATTTGCTGTCCCGATTGTATCCCCAACACACTCCCATTTTCAG CCAGTTCCTTAAAAGGAATAGATCTTCTGAGTGTACAGCATCTCTAGCTGGCTTTGCTTGTCCCACCAAATGGGAATCTGATGAATGTCTCCAAGATCAAAAGGTTAGAAGGCGTTCAAACACAATGCCCTCAAGATATGACCAGGTATCCTCAAGTTGGGCCAGTTTCTCAGACAGCTTCAAAAGCCTGCAAAAAGATGCAAATTCAGCTGAAGTGAAAAAAGCAAAAACGGCTTCCTCAAGGTTGTTAGTCAAGAAAAGCGATCAAGACCAGGATTGTCTGGATTCAAACACCAAAGGCACTAGAAAAGTATTACctataataaaacagaaaactaATGTTAAGGGAACAAAGAGTCTATCTCAAGGTGGGAATAAAGGTTTAGAGACCATCCGCAAGGTGTTTTCACACTCCGTTGGTTCTGGGTTCAGGACTGCCTTGGCAAAAGTTTTCCGCAAGCCACCATCAGGCTCAAGGGGACATAGAAGTGTGAAATCTATGAACAAAGCGATACATCAATTTAATGAgaaatcaaacaaaaataaGACTGTGAAAGACTTTGAGAAAAAACAGGAACAGTGCCCTATCAAATCAGCAATGTCTTATGAAAGTTTGGAGCAGCTTAGCTCACTAAAATACAAGCAACCGAGGCACTGGCAAAGTGCAGAAGCTCTGACGAGTACCAAGCAATGTGTTGCAGTGCAAAAAGAAACAGCTGGGTGGGTGGAACAAGGTGGTGGTGAGGATCCCAATGGTTCTTCAGATTGTGATAGTATTTTCTCATTGGATTCGCTGTCATCAGCTTATGCTACAGCTCTGTCTGAGCAGCTTCAGCAAGAGGAATGTGATTCCAGTGAAGACAGTCAGATGTCTCAAGATTCTCTTGTTATGGAGAGAAGTGGAAAGCATGTGACTGCCAGACCAGTGCTCCGGTTTAAAAAAGTTCCAAGCCACTTAACCTCCCATCCATTGCCGGCATCATGCAGCTCTCAGTCAATTGGCAATAAAGAGGAGatgaaaatatccaaagatGTTCCTGCAGAGGTTTTCTGGAGCCTAAATGGTAGTCAAAAGTTGAAAACAAAGAATGGCCAAGGCTCTTGTCTAGTGTCTGAATCTAGACCCTGTAGCAGTGCGAGTATCAGAGAAACCGAGAATCCGCTTTCTCTTACTGATGCTTGGTCATCCACTGATGCAGCAGACAGTCCCAGAATCCTTGAGGCTTCAGGACACTTGCTCAAACAGGATCCACACACACTAATACAGAGCAGTAGATGCCAAAGCTCTACTAGTCTGGATCTGTCAGACAACACAAATGTCTCAGAAAGCCAGAGCTCACCTCGCTCTGACTCTACTCAGGATGAAACTGCAACACTTGAAGAACAAAATGACACGTCCTTTGAGAATACCTTGTTGTTTGATAGCCATGAGAGTAATTCTAGTTTTATAGTTTTAGGGCAGGAGGATTTTAAAGAACTGATTACCAATGCAGAACCATGTACAACTCATGCAGTCTGTGATTCTACACATATCAATCCAGATGGGGTAGCATACACAAATAAACCAACCACTGAATATGAACCACTGAATCCCATTGTGACCGAAGCATTGTTCAAGTCTTGTTCCAAACAATGTGACATCTCAACAGATACTAGTGTTTTTAAGTGCTTCCCAGTTCATTTGAATAGGAAAGATTCACATATTAGTAAGGAAAACCCATCATCGTATCCAATTCACCCTGAGGATTCATCTTTGAAGTCAAACTTAAACCTAACAATTGGTTATCAGGGTATAACATGCAACAATGCAGGAGATCCAGAAGTAAAGAACTCAAAAGCAGCACCGATTCTAAATGAACTACACATTAATGCAAGCAATGACCATGGCAATACCACTGGATGCTATGATGAAGAAAAGAATTGTTTCTACACAAAACAGTGCACTGTAATGGCTTGCATGAAAGATACCAAAAATTATGCCTTGACCTTTGGTCAATCAGAAAAGCATGATGAAGAAGGTAATAGTTTTGGCAAAGATGGTGAATGCTTTGGTGTCCAGTTGGGGAACGAGCCAGTCACTAGAACATGCAAAATGAAAGACTCTCTTGAAGGCTTTGTTGGAAATATAAAGCTATCAAAGAAAAATGATGTTTCAGACACTGAGACGGCACTCTTAAATATGGATCAGGAACGCTCTGTTTGTTCAACTGTCAACAGAGAATCAGTAACAAATGTATCTGTTTTGGAAAATTTGCTCACTAAGATGGAAAACTCTGATCAAGAGCTGAAAGAGAAGGAAATGGAAAGTGCATCACCAACCAGCGATGCTCACAAGGCTTTAATCAGCAAAGATCACATTGATAGTTTTAGAAATGACAGCAGTACATACGATAGTGGGTTGACTCAAACAAATTGTACTATCCTGAAATCCTCTACAAGTCCTGAGATTAAGAACATTATCTACAACAGTAAAGAGGATAAAAAAGATGCAATTCAGATTATGGAGAGAAAGACATTCAATAACAGATATTTTCAAATGAGCAACTCTGCGATTAATGATAAAATATCAGAGGTGGTGAAAGAACACTTTAATATGTCTCTGAGAGAAGGCTGTAGTGAAGATCACCAGTTGGACACTTGTTTTGCTAAACTGGATGATTTCAAGTCCAAGACAAACAACCATGAATTTGATTACAAAAGTACTCCGGATGGACAGGGCGAAAATAGTATTAGTTTCCAGCCTTTCTTAAGTATGGCAAAATCAGAGAATCCTACGGACAACACTACTGTGCACTTGGAGAACGAAACAGAATCAAGACATTCATTGACTATGAGTCCGAACTTGAACGGCACAGAAGATATTATTGTGAGGAAGACAGAGCGGAAAGTTGAACAAGAAAGTCCAAAATGTGGCTATATTAACGATAACATGGAGTCAGTCCTATATTGCGCAATAGAGGCACAGACTACAGATAGAGTAAATTCAAGCGAATCAGTGTTGTCTTGTGTTAAAGAAACTAATATTGGGGTGAATGCATCGAGAGAGAACATTATTGTATGCACCCAACTAAGAAAGAATTATATTGATGCTTCAAACCCTGTTCAAAAGAAACATTGCACCAGTGAAGAGGTTCTGAATAGTGGCAGAGTCACAGTATTAAAACCTCCCTGCATGTGTGCACAAGCTACTCCATCTCTTAAGCTGACAAATGGGTTAGATAATGTCCAGAAAGTTAATCAGTGCACATACCAAAATGCACAGATTGTCAACAATGaaacaaaactaaatgaaaGTGGGCTGACCTCAGTGGAAATGCACAAATTTGATAAACCACTAACACATGGACATTCAAGAATTTTGAATGAAACCAAATGTTCGCCAAGTGAAAATAGTTTTATGAAGATCTCAACTACTGTAATGTCCAGTCAATGCAATGTTCCTCAGGTGTCATTACCTACCGAAGCAACAGTAAAGCATACAGTCTCAGGTTTACACTCTGaagagacagatagagatatGGCTGATACATGTCAGCAAACCATGGAGGACAGTGCTACAATGTTAACTAATTCAGaggaacaaaatgaaaaaacatGTTCACATAATTCTACAACATCAAGTAAAGAACATTTCCACTCAGCAGTGGAGGACAATTACCCTGCTCCTGAAGCCCGACCTTTAAGCAAGCTAGCGTTTTATGAATTTGGTCCAGGAAATCTTGGAAAATATCATGGTTGTGTAAGCCAAGATAAAAATTGTTCTAAACATTCCTTGGAAAACATTACCACTACTATTGGTAGTGGTAGTGATAAAGACAGAGTAAGATCTGTGGAGCACATACCTAACAGTTACTCTGAAGATTTACTCCATCAGGCATCACAAAGACCACAAATGCACAATGTGTTGACAAGAGTTGACAAGGATCTACAATCAGATAATCAGTCCATCTGCACAAATTATGATTTGAAATTTGTGGTTAAATCTCAGTATAATGGTAGTTATCTCAAAGGAACTCAAAGTTCTGATAACCAACCAATAAAAAATCAAGATCCATATATGCCTAAAAGTCACCAGTCAACTTATACGCAAAGAAGAGAGCCTGATAAGTCTGTGACCAACCCCTCATCACCTGTTGAGGTATGTCACAACACAAAACCTACCCCTTACAGTCAAAATACAAAGGAATGTTATAACACGTGTAAATCCAAAGATAGCGTTAGAAGAGAAAATTGCACAGCAGCAGATGCTACAGAACATTTTGTTGGCAATGGTAATGATGATAGACGGAAAGGAAAACAAAAGCGATGCAGAAGGGCCCACTTTATGGCACCTACAAGTTCATCCACTGATTCTACACCTGATTTATCCTCGGACGAGATTACCACATCTAAAAGTCATGTTTCTCATACCAAACCTTCTTCACGGACAAACCTGCTTGCTAGCAGTCAAAATGTTCTTGGCAAACATGAAAATCCTCCACTTGATGAAAGCATTCCTTTATCTCCAGCAATGAGTCCAAGATCATTGGAAACACAACCAAAAGAGAGACATACCCAGCAGCCTAACACTGGCATTACACCCTCTGTGTCTGGAGTTGCCATACGTAGGGAAATTGAGACAATTGCATGTCAACGAGAGCTTGGTTCCAgtgaaaaaatgcaaaaaacagaGATGATTAAATCAAAGGGTGATAAAGACATTACTTTAAGGAAGAATACTCCTTCCAAAGATATTTTAGATGTTTGTGTGAAAGACCATGCACACCCATTTGAGGAGACTCAAACACAGACAAGAGATTCTGCAATGCATTTTGCCTCAAGCGATATTAACCCCTTTATTCATACAAGAACTACTATAGGGGTGAACACGGCAGTCCACAAAAAGCAGGCCTTTGGAAGTGCTGCCAATATATCCTGCCAACACTCTCCACTCAGTAGTTCCAACAAGAATATGACCAGGTGCTGTAGTGTAGACAATGGCCTAAATATTCAGGACTTACCTTTCGGTTCCCATTTGAGCACTTATGTAAATCATAAAGGGCTCTCTAGCACACTGAGTGGTAATGGATATTCTAGAGATCAAATTATTTCTGAGCCTCTGCTGAAGAGTGCTTCTTATTCCTCTAGTTGTTCAAATAAGCAGACCCTAACTGCTTTGAAATGTGACTCTTACAGTGGTGCCTCAGAGGAGTTACCCCACAGTTCAGGTCAAGTTGACGAAATAGTACTGGTCTACTCCTCTGAGTATGAATCTCAGGAACATCCAAGTCCAAGCAGGTGTGATCATGCCACACAGACCATTGAGGTTAATAAGGACCTTAAAAGAAAGAGCCGTCACAGAAGAAGCAGCACCCAGACACCAGTGTCCAAACCGGGAAATGGTGCCCCAACCACATGGGCAAGTCTACAGAACATGTCTGAACATCTCTCTGACCTGATACACAACACCTCTGATCTTCTGGGGAACATACAGTGTATGCGAACAGGTGAAAGGCCACCAAAATATGACCATCCTAAACACCGTTTCCAGGTTTCTAACGTGCGTTCTGGCAGGAACCACAAGATGGACAGTTGTACACAAACTTCATTGGATATTGGGGTCCAGACAGAGGATGCTCCAGTGTCAAAGAAGGCTACGGCCCATGAAGTAAATGTTATTGTCAAAGTAATTGGCTCAGATATTTGCAATGTGTCCCAGCTAGATGGTGATGCCAAGATTTTCAGGAATAAATGTGAAAGTGAACAGGCCTTTGAAAAGATTAAAAGCCTGCCTGATTTACGTCCCATTGGCTCAAAGATAACTGACAGCCAACATGTTCTGATTCCTCCCCACAAAGTTTTTTCATTAGAGACTATTGTGCCAAATCAGGATTCCCCCACTTTGGAAGGATTTGAAGGTAAAACTATAGACCATTCCTATAAGAAGAAACGCTCACAAATGAAGCGAGAGGAGAATCAGACTCGTCACAGAAATGTGGACCagaagaatttttttaataaacaaattatgCTAATGGATCGTGCATGCTCCCCTATCCTTACAGTGAAGGCAGCAAGATACACCCAGCAAAGACAAGTAAAAACAAACCATAAGACAACCAAGGGACAACAAATCTCAGAGAAACAATGTTCACATGTATACAACATGCAATTTAAAGGTCATAAAATATCTAACCATGAGAATACAGCACTAGCTCAGGAGAACCTTCAcagtaaaaatgcaaaaacaatgTCTACATCAGTATCATCTGTGACCTTTGAAAACCTGAGTGACCTTAGTTCTCCAAATCTGGATGGATCTGATGACTACTCAAATAGTGTCTTTCCCCGCAGCAAATGTATGCAAAATGAGagaaatgaatactttcatGGAGTTGAGGACAGGGTAATAACTAAACCCACTATTAACTGTTCACCATCTCACCTACAAAGAATCTCCCTGTCCCATCCAAGCAGTACCATTGGTGTCCAACTTGCATCATCCTCAATTCAAGTTAGACAATCTAAAATGGAAACCTCAGAAAGGCCTCATTTGTCAGCTATGAACAGCCAACTGAGTCACAGATCATCTGAGTATATAATTAAGAGTTGGGATCATTTGAATCAAAGTACTATGCAACAGCAGGAAGATGATGTGATGTCTTTGGTGCCAAGCGATTGCAATACAGATGTTCTGGTTAGCATCAATCCTCTAGCAGAGACCAGCATGCTCAAAGAATATCAGTGGATCCCTGATGATCTGCCCATGCACAACAAATTTACTAATTGGTCTGGAATCAACCAGCATCCACCATCAACTCTTAGTAAAGTCAACAGACCAAGTGGACATCACCTCACAAGGCTCAGCCCCAGTTACCGGCAGCCAATGGAGTCCCAAAGCCCTAGTTCTATCTATAGACCAGAGCCATCGGAGAAAGCGGATAGGAGAACACAAGAAATTGAGAAGCTGAGAAAAGAACGTGAACAGGTTTTAGCATCTGTACATCTGGATCCGAGCCCTCATCAGCTGACTGTTGAACTCACAGAGGCCAGGCTGCACTATGGCCAAGGGGAAACAGACACTCTGCTTAAAATGCTCAAGTCTGGTTCTAAAGAAGTATCTTCAGCCTGTAACAAACAGGAGCTTCTTAACAG GCATAAGAAGAACATTGAAAGTttgagaaaagagagagaagcCCGTCTCCAGATGTGTCGTCGGGCTCGGAGTCTCAGTCCCAGTAAGCATCGGATCCCTATAAATGATGAGAAGGAGCAATCTCAAAAAATTTCAGACCTGCCTAGCAGACGTCGAGAATATCTGCAGCAGCTCAGACGAGAGATTGTGGAAACCAGCAG AGTTCCTGATCCACCAAGGCAGGAGGGTCAGTGTCCATCTGACATTGAGCTTCTATTGCGTGACTACAGCCGAGCCCGTGAGGAGGCGAGAGCAGAGATTGCACGTGCACGAGACCGCCTCCGTGAGAGAGCCGAGCGGGAGAAGAGACGACTACAGCAGCAAGCTCTCTCGCAGGCAGTCAAG GATGACCTGCTGTTTCGCACACGCATTAGTAACAGTACTTTATGTAGTGGTTCAAACCTGAGTCTTTCCTCAGGGCCCACTTCAGGGTACAATAGCAGCAATGCCTTACTGAAAGACATTTCCTCACCATTAATACAG GTAAATGGAGCCTCAGAATTCAAAGCAAGGACTCGACCTCCTATGATCCCCTTGCAGACTTCAAAAGCTCAGCGTAGATGGCTATCAGTCCAGG ATGTCAGCCTGGAGACATCTGTCACTGGATATGAGCCTGAGTCCTGCTCCACTCCATCATCTCCTCCCTGTGTTCGACAACGTACTCTCTCCTTTGGCTCTCCCTCGTCTATTTCAACTTCATATCAGGATATCGCAGACAGCACTCTTGCCAGTGCTATTTCAGAA GTATATTTGGCCTCTGGAGGTGATGTGAGGAATCTGCTGGCTGGGAAAGCAGCTTCTGGCTGGAG GCATCAAGGCGTGGAGAGAGGTGTTCAAGTCTTTCACAAGGCTACTTCCAGACCCTCAGCTCATGGGTTTCTTGGAGCAGTAGAGCTGGAGAGACCTTTGGCCAGTCTGTGGTGTATAGTTCGAGATCACTCAAAGACTCACCTCTACCATCAGTCTATTAAATCTGCCTGGACACGACCACTGGATGAATGCACTCAACTAG TCTATTTGTTGACGGACACATCCAACTGCCAGCTTAAACAGCCGCGGGACTTCTGCTGCCTCAGTACAGAATCTAAACAG GATGATATGTGGGTGCTGGCCATGCAGTCTGTATTTGAGGAGACACTGCCACGTCCCAGTGTGGATACTATTCGTGGTGAGATGCTACCCAGCGCGTGGATCCTTCAACCCAGCCAGCGTAATGGTCGAGAGGTCGTCACGGTCATCTATTTGTTACAA GTCGATTTGGGAAGCCCGTCCTTGGCTCCTAGACTGCTGAATTCAGTATCTAGGAAGCAAGCAGCTGTCATAGCAGACCtcgattctttcttttctttgtgA